In the genome of Synergistaceae bacterium, the window TCCGCGATCTTTCCGTCCTGTACGGCCACGTCGCCCCTGAAGGGCGGGTTTCCCGTTCCGTCGTACACCTGGACGTTTCTAACAGCGAAATCATACACGTCGTTTCACTCTCTTTCACACTCTGCCCGTTTGCGATCTACCAGGGGCCTACGACCATGGAGCCCAGCATGACCTCGGGAAGCCAGCAGGACAGGACGGGAAGGTAGGCGGTCAGGAGCAGCACCGGTATGCCCACGAACAGAAGGAACTTCATCATGATCGGCACCAGCTCGCCATAACCGCAGCCGGAAAGTCGGCTTCCGATGAAGATCGACATGGCGAAGGGCGGGGTCACGACCCCCAATCCCACGTTCACGATAATCATGGCGCCCAGGTGAACCATGTTGACGCCCAGTTCCTGCATCAGGGGCATCACCAGGGGAACGCCCAGAAGCATGATGGGTATGGCCTCCATGAACATCCCCATGAAGAGGAAAAGCAGGTTCACCGCCAGCAGAATCATGTATTTGCCGTGGAACAGCCCCAGCATAAAGCTCGTCATTTGCTGAGCGACTCCCTGCTTGGTCAGATAGCGGGCGAAAACCGTGCCGCCCAACACCAGAATGGCGATGACTCCCAGAGAAATCACCGTGTGGTAAGTCGCTTTCCACCATTTTTTAATCGTCAGCTCCCGATAGACGAAGAAACCAACGAACAGGGAATAGCCCACGGCCAGCGCGCCGGCTTCGTTGGGCGTGCAGAGCCCTCCGTAAATGCTGGTGAGAATCAGGGCGGGACATCCCAGAGCGGGAAGGGCGGACCAGGTGGCGCTCAGGAGCTCTTTGAGCCTGCCGCCGCCGGCCTCGATTTCCTGGTTCCGGCTCATTTCCGCCGCCACTTCCGCCGAGATCAACTCGGGCATCACGTAATTCGGGCAGATGAAGTAGTTCAGGATGCCGTACCCCAGGGCCAGAAGGAGGCCGGGAAACACCGTGGACAGGAACAGCGCCGCGATGGACTGCTGAGTCAGAAGGCAGTAGATCAGGGCCGGCACGCTGGGAGGAATGAGATAACCCAGAAAGCTGGAGGAGCAGAGAACGGCG includes:
- a CDS encoding TRAP transporter large permease — translated: MSAGLIVALVTFLGGLICSVPLGWLFLGAPLFGSLADGVSFAFIPMTLYHAMNNSTILGIAVFVYAGSLISDAGLADRIVRFSYALVGRVRGGMALVGVVAAVFMGALTGSSVPVISALIPLLVPRLKKYGYAPRYTTAVLCSSSFLGYLIPPSVPALIYCLLTQQSIAALFLSTVFPGLLLALGYGILNYFICPNYVMPELISAEVAAEMSRNQEIEAGGGRLKELLSATWSALPALGCPALILTSIYGGLCTPNEAGALAVGYSLFVGFFVYRELTIKKWWKATYHTVISLGVIAILVLGGTVFARYLTKQGVAQQMTSFMLGLFHGKYMILLAVNLLFLFMGMFMEAIPIMLLGVPLVMPLMQELGVNMVHLGAMIIVNVGLGVVTPPFAMSIFIGSRLSGCGYGELVPIMMKFLLFVGIPVLLLTAYLPVLSCWLPEVMLGSMVVGPW